In the Malassezia vespertilionis chromosome 1, complete sequence genome, one interval contains:
- a CDS encoding xylulokinase (COG:G; EggNog:ENOG503NUTT; BUSCO:EOG09261HZD) encodes MALFLGLDLSTQALKASLLDEHLRGIDEVSVRFETDLPEFETRGGILPRGHALLGSTPSAAAAPVLLYVAALDMLWERVLYERKWPVDRIAAISALGQQHASVYFAHGASETLAHVDPAEPLRAQLQEQVFSRAIVPNWQDATTLEECTELMQFAQATWGAEKNGVAPLCQKTGSIAHTRFTAAQVLRWRKECPEAYRDTARITLVSNFLSTLLCAGNPQGTIAGVDRSDACGMNLWDMESDTPHWSAPLLSFISDECTAKNTQGTDAFGGADALQRKLGSVYSDPCTPVDKIGTYFQRRYGLSPTCIVCQSTGDNPGTLQCLTPQFGEAVLSLGTSDTILLPSNSYTPNDQYHVFAHPASRGTAEEDTPRYFLMFVYKNGSLAREWVRDTYFNQQWSGFNAALMDAERVPPGDAGTGFYWLQPEIIPWDARGTFRFRREKTAWHAVPEYAHSAHNAPAMVQSQFMEFRSRIQHNFAASGSNLRRLKRVYVVGGAAENTALCQLLANVLGCEVAKPVVSGRTHGQESTISYNYGSVGAAYRARWVWECATTGKTPSFEHLIASARAAGGANEIR; translated from the coding sequence ATGGCACTCTTTCTCGGCTTGGATTTGTCGACGCAGGCGCTCAAGGCGTCGCTGCTCGATGAGCATTTGCGTGGGATCGATGAGGTAAGTGTGCGGTTTGAGACGGACTTGCCCGAGTTTGAGACGCGCGGCGGGATCCTGCCCAGAGGCCATGCACTTCTTGGCTCgacgcccagcgccgctgctgcgccggtGCTCTTGTAtgttgccgcgcttgatATGTTGTGGGAGAGGGTTTTGTACGAGCGCAAGTGGCCTGTGGATCGCATCGCTGCGATTAGTGCGTTGGGGCAGCAGCATGCGTCTGTGTatttcgcgcacggcgcctcCGAAACGCTCGCACACGTCGACCCCGCCGAGCCACtgcgtgcacagctgcaagagcaagtgttttcgcgcgccatcgTGCCGAACTGGCAGGATGCAACTACCTTGGAAGAGTGTACCGAGCTTATGCAATTTGCACAAGCGACGTGGGGCGCGGAAAAAAACGGCGTTGCGCCATTGTGCCAGAAAACAGGCAGCATTGCACACACGCGCTTtaccgccgcgcaagtgctCCGCTGGAGGAAAGAATGTCCGGAAGCCTACCGAGATACGGCACGGATCACGCTCGTAAGCAACTTTCTTAGCACCTTGCTGTGTGCGGGCAATCCGCAGGGCACGATTGCTGGTGTGGATCGTAGCGATGCGTGCGGTATGAATTTGTGGGATATGGAGAGCGATACGCCCCATTGGAGCGCACCATTGCTCTCGTTCATATCGGACGAGTGCACCGCGAAGAATACGCAAGGAACAGACGCGTTTGGAGGCGCAGacgccttgcagcgcaaactCGGCAGCGTGTACTCGGATCCGTGCACGCCTGTAGACAAAATCGGCACCTatttccagcgccggtACGGCCTCTCGCCCACATGCATTGTGTGCCAGTCGACTGGGGACAATcccggcacgctgcagtGCCTCACTCCGCAATTTGGCGAGGCGGTTTTGTCGCTCGGCACCTCGGACACGATCTTGTTGCCGAGCAATTCATACACCCCGAACGACCAGTACCACGTATTCGCGCACCCCGCAAGCCGCGGCACTGCCGAAGAGGACACGCCGCGCTACTTTCTCATGTTTGTCTACAAGAATGgctcgctcgcgcgcgaatggGTGCGCGACACCTATTTTAACCAGCAATGGAGCGGCTTCAACGCCGCCCTCATGGACGCAGAACGTGTGCCGCCAGGAGACGCCGGCACTGGCTTTTACTGGCTTCAGCCTGAGATCATCCCATgggacgcgcgcggcacattcCGGTTCCGCCGCGAAAAAACGGCGTGGCACGCCGTACCGGAATACGCACACTCGGCACACAACGCGCCGGCCATGGTGCAGAGCCAGTTCATGGAGTTTCGGTCGCGCATTCAACACAATTTCGCCGCTTCGGGAAGCAATTTGCGGCGCTTAAAGCGTGTCTATGTagtcggcggcgctgcggagaacacggcgctgtgccaACTCTTGGCCAACGTGCTCGGCTGCGAAGTAGCAAAACCCGTGGTGAGTGGTCGTACACATGGTCAAGAAAGCACGATATCCTACAACTACGGCTCGGTCGGCGCTGCCtatcgcgcacgctggGTAT
- a CDS encoding uncharacterized protein (EggNog:ENOG503NWD3; COG:U; COG:Y) — protein MASSWSPQQEGLQELVGLFRQSTSTERDVQRRIAQRLDEISQIPDYVNYLTLVFMQMNGEQVSTRSVAGLLAKNYLYFNRQQVSPASLEYVKQMILPALALPDTVLRNVATQLISVMMQVCLPQNWVDGLAALTQAMDSANPDESEAALSALAKISEDIPEALDACEINGVRPLDVLIPKLIQVSSHADARVRVHALNSLNQYIQIGSQSMSQNVDAYVASLFQHASDERPVVRKFVCRALVFVLSTWPETLAPEMSNLVEYMLYSMQDKDEDVALEAAEFWLQFAEEPQLADLLRPYLGKVIPTLLKCMVYSELSLLMLDDVHDDAAQPDRPEDIKPRHYGGTTHRSEHIRDPDAPVESTHRSRAAIDAEFDEDADADDDDDDDDDDDFDDDDALGSWNLRKCSAAALDVLAVRFHEEILPVLLPLLKDRLFAEDWVQREAGILALGAVAEGCIGGIEPHLPTLVPMLLNMLRDPQPLVRSITCWTLGRYASWTAGDGSPEHQQQYFIPMLEGLLAMVLDNNKRVQEAGCSAFATLEEEVRDALAPFLSPILHTLVQAFDKYHQKNMLILYDAVGTLADSVGSALNRSEYVETLMAPLTAKWGALEDDDPDLIPLLECLASVTIAMGAGFAPYALPVYQRCVVILRQNLAACEQAAAQGDLDTEAPDRTFLIVVLDLLSGLSQGLNTHVQELVANVEPLLLPQLLPCMTHSEAPVRQSANALLGDLAISAFPQLRPYMPAYMPQLLAQVSADQMYEHLSACNNATWACGEIALQYGADPALHQWIEPLLAKLIAILRHPKTPKSLSENAAVTIGRLGLVAPQIVAPHLAVFMEPWCQALWDIKDNDEKDSAFLGLCEVIGVNPNGATAGFAYFCNAVVRWTKPSARLNEMFSKILHGFREMSGDKWEAHKAQFPQIIRERLEERYGV, from the exons ATGGCGTCGAGTTGGAGCCCGCAACAAGAGGGTTTACAAGAGCTCGTAGGGCTGTTTAGACAGTCAACTAGCACGGAACGTgatgtgcagcggcgtatTGCGCAG CGGCTCGATGAAATTAGCCAGATTCCCGACTATGTCAACTACCTCACGCTCGTGTTTATGCAGATGAATGGCGAGCAAGTTTCGACGCGCAGTGTGGCTGGTCTGCTTGCGAAAAACTACCTATACTTCAATCGCCAGCAGGTGTCGCCAGCGTCGCTCGAATACGTAAAGCAAATGATCCTGCccgcgctggcgctgccaGACACCGTGTTGCGCAACGTTGCGACGCAGCTCATTAGCGTCATGATGCAAGTGTGCTTGCCGCAGAACTGGGTCGATgggcttgcggcgctcacGCAGGCGATGGACTCTGCGAATCCCGACGAGTCCGAAGCGGCGCTCTCTGCACTCGCCAAGATCAGCGAAGACATACCCGAGGCCCTGGACGCATGTGAGATCAATGGCGTGCGTCCTCTGGACGTGCTAATTCCCAAACTAATCCAGGTGTCCTCTCacgcagatgcgcgcgtgcgtgtgcacgcgctcAACAGTCTGAACCAGTACATCCAGATTGGTTCGCAGTCCATGAGCCAGAATGTGGATGCGTACGTTGCGTCTCTGTTCCAGCATGCGAGCGACGAGCGTCCTGTGGTGCGCAAGTttgtgtgccgcgcgcttgtgtTTGTCCTAAGCACATGGCCCGAGACGCTCGCGCCGGAAATGAGCAACCTTGTCGAGTACATGCTGTACTCGATGCAGGACAAGGATGAAGATGTAGCGCTCGAGGCCGCCGAGTTTTGGCTCCagtttgccgaggagcCGCAGCTGGCCGACCTGCTGCGTCCGTACCTGGGCAAAGTCATCCCCACACTGCTCAAGTGCATGGTGTATAGTGAGCTGAGTCTGCTCATGCTCGACGATGTCCacgacgacgctgcacagccAGACCGCCCTGAGGATATCAAGCCGCGGCATTACGGCGGCACAACACACCGCAGCGAGCATATTCGCGATCCAGACGCGCCTGTGGAAAgcacgcaccgctcgcgcgctgccatcgacgccgagtttgacgaggacgcagacgcagacgacgacgacgacgacgacgacgacgacgatttcgatgacgacgacgcacTTGGCAGCTGGAACCTGCGGAAATGCTCCGCGGCAGCGCTCGACGTActtgccgtgcgcttcCACGAAGAGATTCTGCCCGTGCTTCTGCCATTGCTCAAGGACCGCTTGTTTGCCGAGGACTGggtccagcgcgaggccgGCATtctcgcgcttggcgccgtTGCCGAAGGCTGTATTGGTGGGATCGAGCCGCACCTTCCGACGTTGGTTCCTATGCTGCTCAacatgctgcgcgatcCGCAGCCCCTTGTGCGCTCCATCACCTGCTGGACGCTGGGACGCTATGCGAGTTGGACTGCTGGCGACGGCTCGCCAGAGCACCAGCAGCAGTACTTTATTCCCATGCTGGAAGGCCTGCTTGCCATGGTTCTAGACAACAACAAGCGTGTCCAGGAGGCTGGCTGCAGTGCGTTTGCCACGCTCGAGGAAGAGgtccgcgacgcgctcgcgccgttcCTTTCTCCGAtcctgcacacgctcgtgCAAGCGTTCGACAAGTACCACCAGAAGAACATGCTTATTCTTTACGACGCCGTCGGTACGCTGGCCGATAGCGTCGGCAGTGCGCTGAACAGGTCCGAGTACGTCGAAACGCTCATGGCGCCGCTCACGGCCAAGTGGGGCGCGCTCGAAGACGACGACCCCGATCTGATTCCTTTGCTCGAGTGCCTTGCTTCTGTCACAATCGCCATGGGCGCTGGATTTGCGCCGTATGCATTGCCCGTGTaccagcgctgcgtcgtgATCCTGCGCCAGAATTTGGCCGCGTGCGAGCAAGCGGCAGCCCAGGGCGATCTCGATACCGAGGCGCCGGACCGCACGTTTTTGATCGTTGTGCTCGACTTGCTGAGTGGTCTGAGCCAGGGCCTGAATACCCATGTCCAGGAGCTTGTCGCGAACGTCGAGCCTCTCTTGCTCCCGCAGCTGCTTCCGTGCATGACACATAGCGAGGCGCCCGTGCGTCAGAGTGCcaatgcgctcctcggcgaCCTTGCCATCTCGGCGTTTCCGCAACTGCGGCCGTACATGCCTGCGTACAtgccgcagctgcttgcgcaggtcAGTGCAGACCAAATGTATGAGCATCTGAGCGCGTGCAACAATGCGACGTGGGCGTGCGGTGAGATTGCGCTACAGTACGGCGCTgatccagcgctgcaccagtggatcgagccgctgctcgcgaaGCTGATTGCGATTTTGCGGCATCCCAAGACGCCCAAGAGCTTGTCGGAAAATGCTGCGGTGACGATTGGCCGGCTTGGTTTggtcgcgccgcaaatcgtcgcgccgcatcttGCTGTGTTTATGGAGCCGTGGTGCCAGGCGCTGTGGGATATCAAGGACAACGACGAGAAAGATTCGGCATTCCTTGGTTTGTGCGAGGTAATCGGTGTAAATCCCAATGGCGCTACCGCTGGGTTCGCCTACTTTTGCAACGCCGtcgtgcgctggacaaAGCCGAGTGCGCGGCTGAACGAAATGTTTAGCAAGATTCTCCATGGGTTCCGCGAGATGAGCGGCGATAAATGGGAGGCACACAAGGCGCAATTTCCGCAGATTATACGGGAGCGGCTCGAGGAGCGCTACGGTGTGTAA
- the CCT8 gene encoding T-complex protein 1 subunit theta (COG:O; EggNog:ENOG503NUID), which translates to MALKVPRAGGPTLFKEGYQHLQGIEEAVLRNIHAVCELSDIVRTSFGPMGRNKMIVNHLGRTFVTSDAATIIREMEVVHPAAKLIVYASQQQDAEMGDGTNFVLTFAGELLRKAQSLITLGLHPSEIIQGYELARDRTIEQLEHLSIATLSTPPTQESLALALRPTLASQQYGSENILAPLLAQALSLVLPENSKLRDLSVDNVRVVKIMGGSLAQSRVVRGMVFGREPDGSVRSAHAAKVAVFTCGIDISQTETKGTVLLHNAKELQQFTRGEEAQLERIVHEIAAAGVKAVVAQSTVGELALHYLNRMGIFVIKVQSKFDLQRLCRLVGATPLARLGAPTPEEAGWVDTVETTEIGGDRVTIFRQEDDQPGGKSKPRLATVVLRGATTSFLDDVERTIDDGVNAVKALVRDPRLVPGAGATEVELSRRVMEYGEKTPGLNQHAIKKYGESLQVIPRTLAETAGLDAVDVVNRLLTKHNNPERTDMGVDVDQAEDGTMSTVEAQVFDVLLAKHWAIRYATSAAIDVLKVDSIIMSKPAGIKAPGKNPHWDED; encoded by the coding sequence ATGGCGTTAAAAGTGCCACGCGCTGGCGGGCCTACACTTTTCAAAGAGGGGTATCAGCATCTGCAGGGAATTGAAGAAGCAGTTCTGCGCAACATCCATGCAGTATGTGAGCTATCCGATATTGTGCGCACGTCGTTCGGCCCCATGGGGCGGAACAAGATGATTGTGAACCACTTGGGCCGTACCTTTGTCACCAGCGACGCCGCCACGATCATCCGCGAGATGGAAGTTGTGCATCCCGCGGCAAAGCTAATCGTGTACGCGTCGCAGCAGCAGGATGCCGAGATGGGCGATGGGACAAATTTTGTCCTCACCTTTgccggcgagctgctgcgcaaagcgcagTCACTCATCACACTTGGTCTGCACCCCTCAGAGATTATCCAAGGCTACGAGCTTGCACGCGATCGTACAAttgagcagctggagcatCTGTCCATCGCGACTCTGtccacgccgccgacaCAGGAatcgctcgcgctcgcacTCCGTCCgacgcttgcgtcgcagcagTACGGCTCCGAAAATATTTTAGCGCCACTTTTAGCGCAGGCCTTGTCCCTTGTTCTCCCTGAGAACTCGAAGCTACGCGATCTCAGCGTGGACAATGTGCGTGTCGTGAAAATAATGGGCGGCAGCCTTGCCCAGAgccgcgtcgtgcgtgGCATGGTCTTTGGCCGCGAGCCAGACGGCAGTGTACGctctgcacacgctgcaaaaGTCGCCGTATTCACATGCGGGATCGATATCAGTCAGACAGAGACAAAAGGCAccgtgctgctgcacaatgccaaggagctgcagcaattcacgcgcggcgaagaGGCCCAGttggagcgcatcgtgcatGAAATTGCCGCTGCCGGCGTCAAGGCCGTCGTTGCACAAAGCACtgtcggcgagcttgcCCTGCACTATTTGAACCGCATGGGTATCTTTGTGATCAAGGTGCAGTCCAAATTCGATCTccagcgcctgtgccgcttggttggcgcaacgccgcttgcgcggctcggcgcgccgacgcccgAGGAAGCGGGCTGGGTCGACACTGTCGAGACCACTGAGATTGGCGGCGACCGCGTCACGATTTTCCGCCAGGAGGACGACCAGCCCGGCGGCAAgtccaagccgcgcctCGCAACGGTTGtgttgcgcggcgccacgaCCAGCTTCCTCGACGACGTGGAGCGCACAATTGACGACGGCGTCAATGCCGTCAAAGCCCTCGTCCGTGATCCACGCCTTGTGCCGGGCGCTGGCGCGACCGAAGTCGAGCTTTCGCGCAGGGTGATGGAGTACGGGGAAAAAACGCCGGGACTGAACCAGCACGCAATCAAAAAGTACGGCGAGTCGCTCCAGGTGATTCCACGCACCTTGGCTGAGACGGCGGGTCTTGACGCGGTAGACGTTGTGAACCGCTTGCTGACCAAACACAACAATCCCGAGCGTACGGATATGGGTGTCGATGTCGACCAAGCCGAGGATGGGACTATGTCGACtgtcgaggcgcaggtgTTTGACGTGCTGCTCGCAAAGCACTGGGCCATTCGGTATGCGACTAGCGCTGCGATCGATGTGCTCAAGGTCGACTCGATTATCATGAGCAAGCCTGCGGGCATCAAGGCGCCCGGAAAGAACCCGCATTGGGACGAAGATTAG
- a CDS encoding uncharacterized protein (EggNog:ENOG503NWT8; TransMembrane:1 (o282-301i); COG:I), giving the protein MTSVAYDIVLYGATGFTGSLVAQYLASHPQQPSIAFAGRNEGKIRKVIANLIDIPKTRAERIGVVTASSTDAASLKRMAQTAKVIINTVGPYGDLGGFEVAQAAAQNGCGYVDLTGESNVYERVAKELHSVAQSTKAILVPSVGFDSLPFDLTTYLAIQQVKDTAGDATEIDTALCGYKVMGSMSGGTAASFVAMTKYPDIVNYKLPYLLSPIQGAQRLHSYFARKLPQFGGWGGYSPFAPHNTRVVNRTWGLLQLAGATRQYGKNFSYVEGFKTPNRITSVLLSCFFLGLCWVAIHVKLLGSLLRRAIPQGTGSPMEKQLKGFADVRTLATSADGKTKALSSFKFKGDPGYLRTATMISETALALALNRNALSPLAQQGGVHTSATIGGEVVRDRLVQYGGFHIVTADVSHVVDLSKAAA; this is encoded by the coding sequence ATGACGTCTGTAGCATATGACATTGTCTTGTACGGTGCGACGGGCTTTACGGGTAGCCTCGTCGCCCAGTATCTGGCATCTCACCCCCAACAGCCGTCCATTGCATTTGCCGGCCGCAACGAGGGAAAGATTCGCAAGGTGATTGCCAATTTGATTGACATTCCCAAGACGCGGGCCGAGCGTATCGGCGTCGTGACTGCCTCCTCTACGGATGCGGCAAGCCTCAAGCGCATGGCACAGACTGCTAAGGTGATTATCAACACGGTTGGCCCCTACGGCGACCTCGGTGGTTTCGAGGTGGCAcaggccgccgcgcagaaTGGCTGCGGCTACGTCGACCTGACCGGCGAGTCGAATGTGTACGAGCGTGTGGCGAAAGAGCTGCACTCTGTTGCACAGAGCACCAAGGCGATCCTTGTCCCTTCTGTAGGCTTTGATTCGCTGCCGTTCGACCTCACGACCTACCTCGCGATCCAGCAGGTCAAGGACACTGCCGGCGATGCTACCGAGATTGATACGGCGCTCTGTGGGTACAAAGTCATGGGCTCCATGTCTGGCGGCACCGCCGCGAGCTTTGTAGCCATGACCAAGTACCCCGATATTGTCAACTACAAGCTGCCGTACTTGCTGAGCCCTATCCAGGGTGcccagcgcttgcattcgtactttgcgcgcaagctgccgCAGTTTGGCGGTTGGGGTGGCTACTCGCcctttgcgccgcacaataCGCGCGTCGTGAACAGGACGTGGGgcctgctgcagctcgcaGGGGCGACGCGGCAGTACGGCAAGAACTTTTCGTATGTCGAGGGGTTCAAGACGCCGAACCGCATTACCTCTGTGCTGCTCTCGTGCTTCTTCTTGGGCCTGTGCTGGGTTGCAATCCATGTCAAGTTGCTCGGCTCTctgctccgccgcgcgattCCCCAAGGTACCGGTAGCCCCATGGAGAAGCAGCTGAAAGGGTTTGCTGATGTGCGCACATTGGCGACGAGCGCCGATGGCAAGACAAAGGCGCTCTCCTCGTTCAAGTTCAAGGGCGATCCTGGCTACTTGCGCACTGCTACCATGATCTCGGAGACCGCGCTTGCTCTTGCGCTGAACCGCAACGCATTGTCTCCGTTGGCACAGCAGGGCGGTGTGCATACAAGCGCCACGATCGGCGGCGAGGTCGTGCGTGATCGTTTGGTCCAGTACGGCGGGTTCCACATCGTCACCGCAGACGTGTCGCACGTCGTGGACCTGTCGAAAGCGGCAGCTTAG
- a CDS encoding uncharacterized protein (EggNog:ENOG503NWT8; COG:I), whose product MTSHQYDVVLYGATGFTGSLAAQYLAAHPQNPRLAFAGRNEAKIRDVISKLKDIPQERRESIGVIKASMDDKASLKHMAQSAKVVLNMVGPYAMLGGFEVAQAAAENGCGYVDLAGESNVYERVAKELHSVAQSTKAILVPSSGFDSLPFDLSTYLAVQQVKQSTGPSTSVKDVLLGYHVQGTVSGGTIASLVEMGNESPNLIKYTDLYMGSPIVGTQKPEQYKSRKLPQFDGWGGYSLFAPHNTRVVNRSWGLLQVANAEQQYGKNFTYLEGLVASSRITAVSMSTIFINVARLVSSSKFFGKMLTRHIPQGSGGSMKDQLKGFADLRTVATSEDGKTKGLSTMKIKGDPGYLKTAAMISETTLAIALDREHLSPLAQQGGVLTPATIGGEHLRDRLVKYADIQFTSKDVSDMKKY is encoded by the coding sequence ATGACTTCCCATCAGTACGACGTTGTGCTCTACGGTGCTACGGGCTTCACCGGAAGCCTTGCTGCCCAGTATCTTGCTGCTCATCCCCAGAACCCACGACTCGCGTTTGCAGGCAGAAATGAAGCCAAGATCCGTGACGTGATCAGCAAGCTCAAGGACATTCCCCAGGAACGCCGCGAGAGCATCGGTGTGATCAAGGCATCCATGGACGACAAGGCGAGCTTGAAGCACATGGCGCAGTCGGCAAAGGTCGTGCTGAATATGGTCGGCCCCTACGCTATGCTTGGTGGCTTTGAGGTGGCACAGGCCGCTGCAGAGAATGGCTGCGGGTATGTCGACCTGGCCGGCGAGTCGAACGTGTACGAGCGTGTGGCCAAGGAGCTGCACTCTGTTGCACAGAGCACCAAGGCGATCCTTGTCCCTTCTTCGGGCTTTGATTCGCTGCCGTTTGATTTGAGCACGTACCTTGCCGTCCAACAAGTCAAGCAGAGTACAGGCCCGTCGACGAGCGTGAAAGATGTGCTCCTGGGCTACCACGTTCAAGGGACTGTTTCGGGGGGCACGATTGCGAGTCTTGTTGAGATGGGAAACGAAAGCCCGAATCTGATAAAGTACACGGACTTGTACATGGGCAGCCCGATTGTCGGCACGCAAAAGCCTGAGCAGTACAagtcgcgcaagctgccACAGTTTGACGGCTGGGGTGGCTACTCGCTCTTTGCACCGCACAATACGCGCGTCGTGAACCGCTCCTGGGGTCTTTTGCAGGTCGCGaatgccgagcagcagTACGGCAAGAATTTTACGTACCTCGAAGGGCTGGTGGCCTCGTCGCGTATTACTGCGGTATCTATGTCGACCATATTTATCAACGTGGCACGCCTCGTTTCCTCGTCCAAGTTCTTTGGTAAGATGCTCACGCGCCACATTCCGCAGGGATCCGGTGGCTCGATGAAAGACCAACTTAAGGGCTTTGCCGACTTGCGCACAGTCGCCACAAGCGAGGACGGCAAGACAAAGGGCTTGTCGACGATGAAGATCAAGGGTGACCCCGGCTACTTGAAGACCGCTGCGATGATTTCAGAGACGACGCTTGCTATTGCGCTTGATCGCGAGCATCTctcgccgcttgcgcagcagggCGGTGTACTTACGCCGGCTACGATTGGCGGTGAACATTTGCGCGACCGCTTGGTCAAATATGCCGACATTCAGTTCACGTCGAAGGATGTGTCCGATATGAAAAAGTATTAA
- a CDS encoding uncharacterized protein (EggNog:ENOG503NWT8; TransMembrane:1 (o278-297i); COG:I), translating into MTAQYDVILYGATGFTGNLAAQYLASHPQQPTLAFAGRNQTKIRETIESLTGISKERAESIGVLEASMNDNASLHRMAQSAKVVLNMVGPYAMLGGFEVAQAAAENGCCYVDLTGESHVYEHIANELDAVAKKTRAILLPSAAFDSLLFDLSTYLAVQQIKQKAGIDTETRLALCGYHVKSKVSGGTIASIVGKAAFPNSIRFTQPYMLSPVNGTQRLHDYWSRRLPQFGKWGSYSLFAAHNTRVVNRSWALLQLAGAPQQYGPTFMYEEGLVASSRFGAWVLSCVFFSMTWLITHVRAFGTLLKRMIPQGTGGSMTEQLQGFADIRTLAVSCDGRTQSESKIFVQGDPGYLKTAAMVSEVALTLALERAKLSTLAQEGGVHTTATVGGEVVRDRLAKYAGLRFEARDVSHAM; encoded by the exons ATGACAGCACAGTACGATGTCATCCTGTATG GCGCTACCGGATTCACCGGGaatcttgctgcgcagtaTCTTGCGTCGCATCCCCAGCAGCCAACGCTGGCCTTTGCGGGTCGCAACCAAACAAAAATCCGAGAAACGATCGAGAGCTTGACAGGCATCTCCAAAGAGCGAGCGGAAAGCATCGGCGTGCTTGAGGCATCCATGAACGATAATGCAAGCCTGCATCGCATGGCGCAGTCGGCAAAGGTCGTGCTGAATATGGTCGGCCCCTACGCTATGCTTGGTGGCTTTGAGGTGGCGCAGGCCGCTGCAGAGAATGGCTGTTGCTACGTGGATCTTACTGGCGAGTCGCACGTCTACGAGCACATCGCCAACGAACTCGATGCAGTTGCAAAGAAAACGCGTGCAATTTTGCTCCCATCGGCAGCGTTTGACTCCCTCCTCTTTGACCTTTCTACCTACCTTGCCGTACAGCAAATCAAGCAAAAGGCAGGGATTGATACAGAGACGCGTCTTGCTCTGTGCGGGTATCATGTAAAGAGCAAAGTATCTGGTGGCACAATTGCGAGCATTGTCGGCAAGGCTGCGTTCCCCAACTCGATCCGTTTTACGCAGCCCTATATGCTGAGCCCTGTAAACGGCACACAGCGATTGCATGACTACTGGTCGCGCCGACTTCCTCAGTTCGGCAAATGGGGCAGTTACTCTTTGTTTGCGGCACACAATACACGTGTCGTGAACAGGTCGTGGGCcctgctgcagcttgccggAGCACCGCAACAGTATGGCCCTACGTTTATGTACGAGGAAGGCCTGGTCGCTAGTTCTCGATTCGGTGCATGGGTCCTCTCGTGCGTCTTCTTCTCCATGACATGGCTCATCACGCATGTTCGCGCGTTTGGCACGCTGCTCAAGCGTATGATTCCGCAAGGGACCGGCGGGTCGATGACCGAACAGCTGCAAGGTTTTGCCGATATTCGCACCCTCGCCGTGAGCTGCGACGGCAGGACACAGTCAGAATCGAAAATATTTGTACAGGGCGATCCGGGCTACCTCAAGACGGCTGCCATGGTATCGGAAGTTGCACTTACGCTCGCACTGGAGCGTGCGAAGCTCTCTACACTTGCACAAGAAGGCGGCGTGCATACAACGGCGACTGTCGGTGGCGAAGTAGTGCGCGACCGCTTGGCCAAGTACGCGGGCCTTCGCTTCGAGGCGAGAGATGTGTCGCATGCGATGTAG
- a CDS encoding uncharacterized protein (BUSCO:EOG092644N1), whose product MDPAPTAGQVFRAVVHTDDAGAQYEARVKGRKLQLSNVERAAPLPATPMLQAKVARAKRRAQPTGQRTKKGAPRLDMPKTMAYEDAQRVHVLWVEYVRDLLGLDDVQEAERILASPAQVQQLQNTLLKADWTGARFAIVQSTNPALVHLNGVVLLETHEMFWILPAPKKGRESVQTKLCMVPKRNTVFRVVLPIGNETASLSLDLYGNQMRYTMPARSTRKHKARKTIELG is encoded by the coding sequence ATGGACCCTGCGCCGACGGCAGGCCAAGTGTTTCGGGCGGTGGTGCATACGGACGATGCCGGAGCACAGTATGAGGCGCGTGTGAAAGGGCGCAAGCTGCAATTGTCCAacgtcgagcgcgctgcgccgctacCAGCGACACCGATGCTGCAAGCAAAAGTTGCACGGGccaaacgccgcgcgcagccgACGGGGCAGCGGACGAAGAagggtgcgccgcggctcgaTATGCCAAAGACGATGGCGTACGAGGATGCACAGCGTGTGCATGTACTCTGGGTAGAGTAcgtgcgcgacttgctgGGACTCGACGATGTGCAGGAGGCGGAGCGGATCCTTGCCAGTCCGGCACaggtccagcagctgcaaaaTACGCTGCTCAAGGCGGATTGGACAGGCGCTCGCTTTGCGATTGTGCAGTCGACGAATCCCGCGCTTGTACATCTGAACGGGGTCGTCCTCCTCGAGACGCACGAGATGTTTTGGATCTTGCCGGCGCCGAAAAAGGGGAGGGAATCGGTGCAGACAAAGCTTTGTATGGTGCCGAAGCGGAATACCGTGTTTCGAGTCGTGCTTCCCATAGGCAACGAGACAGCGTCACTGTCGCTGGACCTGTACGGGAACCAGATGCGCTATACCATGCCTGCACGCAGCACACGAAAACACAAGGCACGCAAAACGATTGAGCTGGGGTAG